The following is a genomic window from Merismopedia glauca CCAP 1448/3.
GACACTGAGGAAGCCTCTCCTAATGCCCAATCCCCAATCCCCAATCCCCTAAACTAGAAGAAAAGCGATCGCCATGCTCACCTGTTTGCGAATTGAAAACTTTGCCCTAATCGACTCTCTAGAAATAGAATTGGGTGCGGGTTTGAACGTGCTAACTGGGGAAACAGGAGCCGGAAAATCGATTATTTTAGATGCGATTGATACGGCTTTGGGGGGAAAAGTTGCTCACCGTTTGATTCGCTCTGGAGCTAGTCGAGCTATGGTAGAAGCTACATTTCGAGTTAATCCCCAAGTGCTGGCTTGGTTAAATGAGCGGGAAATTGACCTTCTGGAAGAGCAATCGGTAGTTTGTGCCAGAGAAATTGCTGTCATTGCTGGAAGTTTGCGAACTCGCACCCGCGTTAATGGGGTATTAATCAATCGCCCAACTATGGAAGGATTGCGCGATCGCTTGGTGGAAATTACGGCTCAAGGTCAGACTTTACAGCTTACTACCCCAGCATGGCAACGGCAATTACTAGATACTTATGGTGGCGATCGAGTAATTGAATTAAGATCGAAAGTGAGTGAGATTTATGCTGGCGTTCAGGAAATTGCTAATACATTAGAAAATCGCCGTCAATCAGAACAGCAACGGTTGCAAAGACTAGATTTTATCAAATATCAAACTCAAGAATTATCTGCGGCTCAATTAGAAGATCCCGACGAACTAGAAAATCTCGAATCAGAAAGACAACGCCTGACTCACGTTGTCGATCTCCAGCAATTGAGCTACCAGGTGTATCAAGGACTCTACCAAAGCGATTCTGGAGAACCAGCAGCCGCCGATTTGTTGGGAAAAGCCGAAACTACCCTCACAGATATGGTAGATTATGACCCCCAACTGCAACCGCTACTAGAAATTGTTAATTCAGCCTTAAGTCAGATTGTAGAAGCGGCTAGACAAGTTAACACTTACGGGGATGGACTAGAAGCAGATCCCGAAAGATTATTGGAAGTGGAAGACAGGATTCGCCTTTTGAAGCAACTTTGTCGCAAATATGGAGCTACATTAGCTGAGGCGATCGCCCATTACCAAAATTTGCAAGCTGAACTGACAGGATTAGAAAACGAGGGTGAATCCATCGAAGATTTGGAGAGTCGGTATCGAGTTTTAGAAGAGAAATTGACTCAAGTTTGTACGGAACTCACCCAAAAACGCTTCATAGCTGCTCAAGATTTAGAAGCTAAATTGATAGCTCAACTCAAGCCGTTAGCAATGGAAAAAGTCCAATTCAAAGTTGGGATTTATCCCATTCCCCCTAGCGCTATGGGAGCAGATCGGGTCATATTTAACTTCAGCCCCAACCCAGGTGAACCATTACAACCCCTATCAACTACCGCTTCTGGTGGAGAAATGAGTCGGTTTTTACTGGCTTTAAAAGCTTGTTTTTCCGAAGTTGATGAAACGCAAACCTTGATTTTTGATGAAATTGATGCTGGAGTAAGTGGGAGAGTCGCCCAGGCGATCGCCGAAAAACTCCAACAACTCAGCCAAGATCGGCAAATCC
Proteins encoded in this region:
- the recN gene encoding DNA repair protein RecN — protein: MLTCLRIENFALIDSLEIELGAGLNVLTGETGAGKSIILDAIDTALGGKVAHRLIRSGASRAMVEATFRVNPQVLAWLNEREIDLLEEQSVVCAREIAVIAGSLRTRTRVNGVLINRPTMEGLRDRLVEITAQGQTLQLTTPAWQRQLLDTYGGDRVIELRSKVSEIYAGVQEIANTLENRRQSEQQRLQRLDFIKYQTQELSAAQLEDPDELENLESERQRLTHVVDLQQLSYQVYQGLYQSDSGEPAAADLLGKAETTLTDMVDYDPQLQPLLEIVNSALSQIVEAARQVNTYGDGLEADPERLLEVEDRIRLLKQLCRKYGATLAEAIAHYQNLQAELTGLENEGESIEDLESRYRVLEEKLTQVCTELTQKRFIAAQDLEAKLIAQLKPLAMEKVQFKVGIYPIPPSAMGADRVIFNFSPNPGEPLQPLSTTASGGEMSRFLLALKACFSEVDETQTLIFDEIDAGVSGRVAQAIAEKLQQLSQDRQILCVTHQPLIAAMADRHFRIDKQVIPAQNSHEAERTVVRVSMLCEQSDRRQELAQLAGGKSAVDAMAFAESLLVQANSQRKIQQSEKN